From the genome of Desulfuromonadales bacterium, one region includes:
- the ybeY gene encoding rRNA maturation RNase YbeY — translation MVKIHIENRQKRLKIKKLNLRRVAQRILNVSGCPDAELSVLIVDDAEIRTINRDYLSRDKATNVISFAMQEGEGAGVQPGLLGDVVISADTAERDAAEAAIPFERELCFLLLHGILHLLGYDHERGTEAEAVRMEAREREIFALLAEEGYV, via the coding sequence ATGGTGAAGATTCACATCGAGAACAGACAAAAGCGACTAAAGATAAAGAAGTTGAACCTGCGAAGGGTGGCTCAGAGGATCTTAAACGTCTCGGGATGTCCTGATGCCGAACTGTCAGTGCTGATTGTCGACGACGCAGAAATCCGGACGATCAACCGCGACTACCTGAGCCGGGACAAGGCTACCAACGTTATCTCGTTCGCCATGCAGGAAGGAGAAGGGGCAGGAGTTCAGCCAGGATTGCTCGGCGACGTCGTCATTTCCGCCGACACCGCCGAGCGTGATGCGGCCGAGGCGGCTATCCCGTTCGAGCGTGAACTCTGTTTCCTGCTTCTGCACGGGATACTGCACCTGCTAGGTTACGACCACGAACGTGGCACTGAAGCAGAGGCCGTGCGCATGGAGGCGCGCGAGCGGGAAATCTTTGCCCTGCTCGCGGAAGAGG